From a region of the Candida albicans SC5314 chromosome 1, complete sequence genome:
- the BMH1 gene encoding 14-3-3 family protein (Sole 14-3-3 protein in C. albicans; role in hyphal growth; possibly regulated by host interaction; localizes to yeast-form cell surface, not hyphae; alternatively spliced 5' UTR intron; Spider biofilm repressed) — MPASREDSVYLAKLAEQAERYEEMVENMKAVASSGQELSVEERNLLSVAYKNVIGARRASWRIVSSIEQKEEAKGNESQVALIRDYRAKIEAELSKICEDILSVLSDHLITSAQTGESKVFYYKMKGDYHRYLAEFAIAEKRKEAADLSLEAYKAASDVAVTELPPTHPIRLGLALNFSVFYYEILNSPDRACHLAKQAFDDAVADLETLSEDSYKDSTLIMQLLRDNLTLWTDLSEAPAATEEQQQSSQAPAAQPTEGKADQE; from the coding sequence atgCCAGCCTCCCGTGAAGATTCCGTTTACCTTGCTAAATTAGCCGAACAAGCAGAACGTTATGAAGAAATGGTTGAAAACATGAAAGCCGTTGCTTCCTCTGGCCAAGAATTGTCTGTTGAAGAACGTAATTTATTATCTGTTGCTTACAAGAATGTCATTGGTGCTCGTCGTGCTTCTTGGAGAAttgtttcatcaattgaacaaaaagaagaagccAAAGGAAATGAGAGCCAAGTTGCTTTGATCAGAGATTACCGTGCCAAGATTGAAGCTGAATTGTCTAAAATTTGTGAAGATATTCTCTCTGTGTTGAGCGACCATTTAATTACATCTGCCCAAACTGGTGAATCAAAAGTATTTTACTACAAGATGAAAGGTGATTACCACAGATACTTGGCTGAATTTGCTATCGCTGAAAAACGTAAGGAAGCTGCtgatttatcattagaGGCTTATAAAGCTGCTTCTGACGTTGCTGTGACCGAGTTGCCACCAACCCATCCAATCAGATTAGGTTTAGCATTGAACTTCTCTGTTTTCTACtatgaaattttgaacTCCCCAGATAGAGCTTGTCATTTAGCTAAACAAGCTTTCGATGATGCTGTTGCTGATTTAGAAACCTTATCTGAAGATTCATACAAGGATTCAACTTTGATTATGCAATTATTGAGAGATAACTTGACTTTATGGACCGATTTATCTGAAGCCCCAGCTGCCACtgaagaacaacaacaatccaGTCAAGCTCCAGCTGCTCAACCAACAGAAGGTAAGGCTGATCAAGAATAG
- the ARX1 gene encoding putative hydrolase (Putative ribosomal large subunit biogenesis protein; repressed in core stress response; repressed by prostaglandins), giving the protein MQLAVRQEDADILLKQKNVLDELVVEKYRVAGQITQTALAYITSLINNSYHLQTSPKLTIQQLCLLTDSFLLKLLSRQYVNKVNEKGIAHPTTINVNQLLNGFSPEIDDEREFFLNQGDVVTISLGVHIDGYTSQVSHTLVIYPPSADAKPEGPLLGSNADALCACHLATESVVVLLGCSLSPEKLPANLKNVSNTVTGSQIRELVDAIADSFNCVVVPGSKIRRVRRFLAGQAEGIVAERDFKGVVWDESHQEARLLKQSNNTSTDLILSDSNKPVQTNNSSAIPTDDFVVVPGEVYQIDIRMTGLSDVNEIGIVTTEEIDHFTGKNNKQDFNAKSSIFIRDFAVTHQLKLKTSKKLLGEIDRQFSVYPFKLDYASKNFPINTESSEDEIKQQIAAIGQDMKSNRLGAAELSNRHLIQPKPIQTTKFIPLKEILLSANPTGKHGIDATKPVLPGMEIPLPNLGVSSLKLKSLLKTGRSINNVRESTTVAINENNQELIRLTGGEATAKSNWVHSQYKLPASLNETIGQLVQISKDKRFGIKIKEVVPYKVQQSNMSVESMQID; this is encoded by the coding sequence ATGCAGCTTGCAGTTCGTCAAGAAGATGCTGACATCTTgttaaaacaaaagaatGTTTTGGATGagcttgttgttgaaaaatatagGGTCGCTGGTCAAATAACCCAGACTGCCTTAGCATATATCACATCATTGATAAACAACTCCTACCATTTACAAACATCCCCAAAGTTGACTATTCAGCAGTTGTGTTTATTAACagattcatttttattaaagtTATTATCCCGTCAATATGTTAACAAAGTCAATGAAAAAGGTATCGCCCacccaacaacaataaatgtGAATCAATTACTAAATGGGTTTTCACCTGAAATCGATGACGAGCGTGAATTCTTCTTGAACCAAGGTGACGTCGTGACTATAAGTTTAGGTGTCCACATTGATGGTTACACTTCTCAAGTCAGTCATACTTTGGTTATTTATCCACCATCTGCAGATGCCAAACCAGAGGGTCCATTATTGGGAAGTAATGCTGATGCATTATGTGCTTGTCATCTTGCAACTGAATCTGTAGTTGTGTTGCTTGGGTGTTCATTGTCTCCAGAAAAGTTGCCAgctaatttgaaaaatgtgAGTAACACTGTAACTGGCTCACAAATTCGTGAATTGGTTGATGCAATTGCTGATTCATTCAActgtgttgttgttccgGGGTCCAAAATAAGAAGAGTCAGAAGATTTTTAGCAGGTCAAGCCGAAGGTATTGTTGCCGAACGTGATTTCAAAGGTGTTGTTTGGGATGAATCGCACCAAGAAGCCCGTTTGTTGAAACAATCTAATAATACTTCTACAGATTTGATTTTACTGGATTCCAATAAACCAGTTCAAACCAACAATTCCAGTGCCATTCCAACCGATGATTTTGTCGTAGTGCCAGGTGAAGTGtatcaaattgatattcGTATGACCGGCTTATCAGATGTCAACGAAATCGGTATTGTCACCacagaagaaattgatcaCTTCACTGGTAAAAATAACAAGCAAGACTTTAATGCCAAAAGTTCTATATTTATTCGCGATTTTGCCGTTACCCATCAGTTGAAATTAAAGACATCCAAAAAGTTATTAGGAGAAATTGACAGACAGTTTTCAGTTTACCCTTTCAAATTAGATTATGCCAGTAAGAACTTTCCTATAAACACAGAAAGTTcagaagatgaaattaaacaGCAAATTGCTGCTATTGGTCAAGACATGAAATCTAACAGATTGGGTGCTGCTGAATTATCGAATCGTCATTTAATTCAACCAAAACCTATTCAAACTACCAAGTTTATTCCCTTAAAAGAAATCTTATTAAGTGCCAACCCAACCGGAAAGCATGGTATTGATGCTACTAAACCAGTGTTACCAGGAATGGAGATTCCCTTGCCAAATTTGGGTGTATCTTCTTTGAAGTTAAAGTCTTTATTGAAGACCGGAAGAAGTATCAACAATGTAAGAGAGTCAACAACTGTTGcaattaatgaaaacaacCAAGAATTGATTAGATTGACTGGTGGTGAAGCTACTGCCAAGTCTAACTGGGTGCATTCTCAGTATAAATTACCAGCTTCATTAAACGAGACTATTGGTCAATTGGTGCAAATAAGTAAAGATAAAAGATTTGGTATAAAGATCAAGGAGGTGGTTCCCTACAAGGTGCAGCAATCTAACATGTCTGTAGAATCCATGCAAATAGATTAG
- a CDS encoding uncharacterized protein (Ortholog(s) have cytosol, nucleus localization), giving the protein MSWDQTKFTLSPKSKGCYLITDDVIRSVPQIKDYEMGILNLFLQHTSAALSINENWDPDVRTDLDKSLDRIAPEGDFYLHDAEGPDDSVSHIKSSTIGVSLSIPITNGKLSLGQWQGIYLCEFRRYRHSRTIVATINGKKK; this is encoded by the coding sequence ATGTCCTGGGATCAAACTAAATTTACATTAAGCCCAAAAAGTAAAGGATGTTACCTTATCACTGATGACGTTATCAGAAGTGTTCCTCAAATCAAGGATTATGAAATGGgtattttgaatttgtttttacAACATACTAGTGCTGCTTTgtcaatcaatgaaaactGGGATCCTGATGTGAGAACAGATTTGGACAAGTCTTTGGATAGAATTGCCCCGGAAGGAGATTTCTATTTACACGACGCCGAGGGACCAGATGACTCTGTTCTGCATATCAAAAGTAGTACTATAGGTGTCAGCTTATCTATTCCTATAACCAATGGCAAGTTAAGTCTTGGACAGTGGCAGGGGATCTACCTTTGTGAATTTAGAAGGTACAGACATAGCAGAACCATTGTTGCCACAATTAAtgggaaaaagaaatag
- the SPP1 gene encoding Spp1p (Putative histone methyltransferase; induced by nitric oxide independent of Yhb1p; cell-cycle regulated periodic mRNA expression) produces the protein MDPDTTQYDKVKGEWSENSIDIKSNLKRSKPSHSIPSKRVKHDVDSSPLVEESNEEIARQYKKFINAPKYDLNSEELFCVCRRPDLGEMMVACDGCEEWFHFKCMKINEKYSNLIAKYYCKFCEWKGEGNSQWKRKCRLENCNEPIGERSKYCSKEHGIEFIKSSLLESKTNSTDSPSLQNLDAHFIKDVLNYVSGDFDKLQQMGSSFPELEVVKNYKNDNTALDGFPETVKIDLQRTNEKLDALSKQVTKQEQVLKALVNTKDNIKHLNERLTNIVYEDSSSDKQTSKKKKGARGKKKIDICFCDKGDQSIVQSITDSETIFDDLLKVIKARVFENGEAEEEDMDWFMNDLCIKDKKKCVRHSGWWNLYYDEAGRNLEQLQSKLEETMEQKESILRNYSISVYES, from the coding sequence ATGGACCCCGATACTACTCAATACGATAAGGTGAAAGGAGAATGGTCCGAAAATCTGATAGATATCAAAAGCAATCTAAAAAGAAGTAAACCCTCACATTCAATACCGTCAAAAAGGGTCAAACATGATGTAGATTCATCGCCACTTGTGGAGGAATCCAACGAGGAAATCGCCAGACAGtacaaaaaattcataaaTGCACCTAAATACGATCTTAATAGTGAAGAATTGTTTTGTGTATGCAGACGTCCCGACTTGGGTGAAATGATGGTTGCTTGTGATGGATGTGAAGAATGGTTCCATTTCAAGTGCatgaaaatcaatgaaaaatacTCCAACTTGATAGCCAAATACTATTGCAAATTTTGCGAATGGAAGGGGGAAGGTAATTCTCaatggaaaagaaaatgccGCCTAGAAAACTGTAATGAGCCGATAGGAGAGAGATCCAAATATTGTTCGAAAGAACACGGAATAGAATTTATAAAACTGCTGTTGTTggaatcaaaaacaaactcCACCGATAGTCCCTCCTTACAAAACTTGGATGCACATTTTATAAAGGATGTTTTGAACTATGTATCAGGTGACTTTGATAAACTACAGCAAATGGGATCAAGTTTTCCAGAGTTGGAGGTAGTTAAGAACTATAAAAATGATAACACAGCTTTAGATGGATTCCCAGAGACTGTAAAAATAGATTTACAAAGgacaaatgaaaaattggatgCGTTGTCGAAACAGGTAacaaaacaagaacaagTATTAAAGGCATTAGTTAATACCAAAGACAATATAAAACATTTGAATGAAAGACTCACTAATATAGTATATGAAGACCTGTCTCTGGACAAGCAGACTtcgaaaaagaagaaaggcGCTAGAGGCAAGAAAAAGATAGATATCTGCTTTTGTGATAAAGGCGACCAACTGATTGTACAACTGATCACTGATTCTGAAACTAtctttgatgatttattgaaagtTATAAAAGCCCGAGTTTTTGAGAATGGGGAAGCTGAGGAAGAAGACATGGATTGGTTTATGAACGATTTGTGTATAAAAGACAAGAAGAAGTGTGTTCGTCATAGTGGTTGGTGGAATCTATACTACGATGAAGCTGGCAGAAACTTGGAGCAGTTGCAGAGCAAGCTCGAAGAGACAATGGAACAAAAAGAATCCATACTAAGAAATTATTCTATCAGTGTATACGAATCTTAA
- a CDS encoding ssDNA-dependent ATPase (Putative DNA-dependent ATPase; transcription may be increased in an azole-resistant strain that overexpresses MDR1) has protein sequence MTQSKEEQCPICSKSFPVSQLYKHVNSCLDNQESKKSPSEEASEDTSGKAETPASKKRNTLSALGLKADTSSSSQKKAKKTETKKPSLTSKLLEQKRLQAEIRKRDKEIPLEEQFKAIAEDAMTQSRTQEKPLANDIEETKSQKESKFLQKAKEIKELKRQASIPLAHRLRPKSLDDFFGQEKLVGENGALRNIIQADIIPSFLLWGVPGIGKTSLARIIAKTTSCKFVELSGIDSNAKRLKEVFVQAENHKNLSGQRTILFLDEIHRFNKAVQDLLLPVIEKGTLTVIGATTENPSFNLNNALLSRMHTFVMEPLTVDSLIKILTRALFEVNRVRKNLYGLHYISLQKDAYHYIAELCMGDSRVALNILETINAYLSADKFKSTVNADDEQTKKQGVIKVSADLLKPLMKSRDFHQFYDRNGDSHYDIISAFHKSVRGSDPNAAMFYLVKMLSGGEDPLFIMRRMIVIASEDIGLRDSSCLPFAIAAKEALEFVGMPEGEIILAHCANKLALAPKSTKSYRALRTAQNIIKENPDLTKLPVPLHLRNAPTKLMKDLGFGDKYKYNPNYENGKVRQGYFPDGMDPIKLLEDTHLGKERDLSVPDDEYERAQLAVEDYRKFKKSYRKEFFIDNATDSDENDSTHYGEYSDNFGKSFDENLPPDLQKEYFGDDESNIQDL, from the coding sequence ATGACTCAAAGCAAAGAAGAACAATGTCCAATATGCTCTAAATCATTTCCTGTGTCCCAACTTTACAAGCACGTAAATTCATGTTTAGACAACCAGGAAAGTAAAAAATCACCCAGTGAAGAGGCATCAGAAGACACAAGCGGGAAAGCAGAGACCCCAGCACTGAAGAAACGAAACACGCTTAGTGCTTTGGGATTGAAAGCAGACACCTCCTCGCTGTCACAGAAAAAGGCCAAGAAAACTGAGACTAAAAAACCAAGTTTGACGAGTAAACTTCTCGAGCAGAAACGATTACAAGCTGAAATCAGAAAGAGAGACAAGGAAATTCCATTGGAAGAGCAATTCAAAGCCATAGCAGAGGATGCCATGACTCAGAGTAGAACTCAAGAGAAGCCACTTGCGAATGACATCGAGGAGACAAAACTGCAGAAGGAATCAAAATTCCTACAGAAAGCAAAAGAGATTAAGGAACTAAAACGGCAAGCATCTATCCCATTAGCCCATAGGCTTCGGCCAAAATCTCTAGACGATTTTTTTGGTCAAGAGAAATTAGTCGGGGAAAATGGTGCGTTAAGGAACATCATCCAAGCTGATATAATCCCATCGTTTTTGCTTTGGGGTGTTCCTGGAATAGGGAAAACCTCACTAGCTAGAATAATTGCTAAAACAACAAGCTgtaaatttgttgaattatcaGGAATTGATAGTAATGCAAAAAGGTTGAAGGAGGTTTTCGTTCAAGCAGAAAATCATAAAAACTTGAGTGGACAAAGAACGATTTTGTTCCTTGACGAAATACACCGATTCAACAAGGCAGTACAggatttattattaccgGTTATAGAAAAGGGGACATTAACAGTAATTGGAGCGACGACAGAAAATCCGTCATTTAATTTGAACAATGCATTGTTGTCAAGAATGCACACGTTTGTCATGGAACCATTGACTGTTGACTCGTTAATCAAGATTCTAACAAGAGCTCTTTTTGAAGTCAATAGAGTAAGGAAAAATTTGTACGGACTACATTATATTTCACTACAAAAGGATGCTTATCATTACATTGCTGAGTTGTGTATGGGGGACTCGCGTGTTGCATTGAACATACTTGAAACTATAAATGCCTATTTATCAGCTGACAAATTCAAGAGTACTGTTAATGCCGATGATGAGCAGACGAAGAAACAGGGTGTTATAAAGGTGTCTGCTGATCTCTTGAAACCGTTGATGAAGTCAAGAGATTTCCATCAGTTTTACGACCGAAATGGTGATTCGCATTACGACATAATAAGTGCATTCCATAAATCAGTTCGCGGATCAGATCCTAATGCAGCGATGTTCTATTTAGTAAAGATGTTATCAGGGGGAGAAGATCCATTGTTCATAATGAGAAGAATGATAGTGATTGCAAGCGAGGACATAGGACTTCGCGATAGTTCCTGTTTGCCATTTGCTATTGCTGCAAAAGAAGCTTTGGAATTCGTAGGTATGCCTGAAGGAGAGATCATTTTAGCCCATTGCGCCAACAAGCTAGCGTTGGCCCCAAAATCTACAAAGTCTTATCGTGCTTTAAGAACCGCTCAGAATATAATTAAAGAAAACCCAGATCTAACAAAACTACCTGTTCCTTTACACTTGCGAAATGCTCCGACcaaattaatgaaagaTCTAGGCTTTGGCGACAAGTACAAGTACAATCCAAATTATGAAAACGGTAAAGTTCGTCAAGGATATTTCCCTGATGGCATGGACCCGATAAAGTTATTGGAGGACACCCATTTAGGTAAAGAAAGAGATCTTTCAGTGCCAGATGATGAATACGAGAGAGCTCAATTGGCAGTGGAGGATTAtagaaaatttaaaaagTCTTACAGGAAAGAAttctttattgataatgcCACTGATCTGGATGAAAATGACAGTACCCATTATGGAGAGTACTCGGATAATTTTGGAAAGTCGTTTGATGAAAATCTACCACCCGACCTTCAAAAGGAGTATTTTGGCGACGATGAATCAAATATACAAGATCTATGA
- a CDS encoding putative peptide hydrolase (Putative protein of unknown function; Hap43-repressed gene; Spider biofilm induced): MCGRFALGVALNELPKEFGRSVLHNQANEIHQENDTGDGNYHFHIRGSEDDMRLQLNVAKVTDWYPSYNIAPTNSALIIYMTESGTQFNAKYILEPSKFGIVPSWAKPSDSTPVGKGTDKEGSKYSRELGRMQAKYFNCRRESLKQAKSLWNSCKNNRCVVPIQGYFEWMKTKTGKIPYFVHSTTAPLCFLAGFYSHNYNYTENQNVSGEYLSTFTIITVPAVKEDANDMSWLHTRKPMLIAPGTKVWYDWLDPKIHWNDKFVETVLNSTLNQAYTDIEAYQVTKEVGNSSNDGENMIQKINVKKQSSLSYFLSAQKGQNKPKSTSRSNPVKSETEVKQEFKKEGNSKKRVKSQLLNSQKKRKTVTGESFEVKKEV; encoded by the exons ATGTGTGGTCGTTTTGCTCTAGGGGTA GCTTTGAACGAGTTGCCAAAAGAATTCGGTCGATCAGTTTTACATAACCAAGCTAACGAAATTCATCAAGAAAACGATACTGGTGATGGAAATTATCATTTCCATATTCGTGGATCGGAGGATGACATGAGATTGCAATTGAATGTGGCAAAAGTGACTGATTGGTATCCATCATACAATATTGCACCAACTAATTCTGCATTGATAATATATATGACGGAGTCTGGTACACAATTCAATGCCAAATATATTTTAGAGCCTCTGAAGTTTGGGATTGTACCATCTTGGGCAAAGCCATCGGATTCGACTCCTGTCGGCAAAGGGACTGATAAGGAAGGAAGTAAATATTCCCGAGAACTAGGGAGAATGCAGGCCAAGTATTTCAATTGCAGACGTGAGTCGTTGAAACAAGCAAAATCACTTTGGAATTCATGCAAAAATAATAGGTGTGTAGTTCCGATACAGGGTTATTTTGAATGGATGAAAACAAAGACGGGCAAAATTCCATATTTTGTTCATTCCACAACAGCTCCATTGTGCTTTTTAGCTGGATTCTATTCGCATAATTACAATTATAcagaaaatcaaaatgtCAGCGGTGAATACTTATCAACATTTACAATCATTACTGTTCCGGCAGTAAAGGAAGATGCTAACGATATGTCTTGGCTACATACTAGGAAACCAATGCTCATTGCACCCGGAACGAAGGTTTGGTATGATTGGTTAGATCCCAAAATACATTGGAACgataaatttgttgaaacgGTTTTGAATTCGACTTTGAATCAAGCATACACTGATATCGAAGCATATCAGGTTACAAAGGAGGTCGGTAACTCAAGTAATGATGGCGAAAATATGATCCAAAAGATAAATGTCAAGAAGCAGTCTTCCCTTAGCTATTTCTTAAGCGCCCAAAAAGGGCAGAATAAACCCAAATCAACTTCACGTTCAAATCCGGTGAAATCGGAAACAGAAGTGAAGCAGGAGttcaaaaaagaagggAATTCAAAGAAAAGGGTGAAATCTCAGCTTTTGAATtcacaaaagaaaaggaagaCAGTTACTGGTGAGCTGTTTGAAGTGAAAAAAGAGGTTTGA
- a CDS encoding mitochondrial 37S ribosomal protein mS35 (Ortholog(s) have structural constituent of ribosome activity and mitochondrial small ribosomal subunit localization): MSIYSRSVSLVRCYSSAQTAMKKPFQGPLFLNPHAWKGLPADQVFELHKIRKEYMGDAYNPTDEERTAILSTISSLVPNKPPLDYAFEIENFKERLMNNTPMQDRGKPQKLSNQYVINSGAVPHQRRRIEQLTRKIAYEAPLLAKYRQPYTPRPRTEAPIRLTYNSDFTDDTSSAHNRKVALKVSLRDLNLNPKQQHKFKVLAGDKFNHDEDTFQLKSERYPEAAQNVNWLVDTFNKLLTEAKDLSKDDYSDIPLSKSHMKILAKKAVPSFPEHWKKPEDAPIKRHDIVKKLVAATEKAKDNEYIRKISP; encoded by the coding sequence ATGAGCATCTACTCAAGATCCGTGTCACTAGTCAGGTGCTACTCTTCGGCTCAGACAGCGATGAAGAAACCCTTCCAAGGTCCACTCTTTCTTAATCCACATGCTTGGAAAGGATTACCAGCTGATCAAGTGTTTGAATTACATAAAATCAGAAAGGAATATATGGGAGATGCATACAATCCAactgatgaagaaagaaCAGCAATTTTGTCTACAATATCGTCTTTGGTTCCTAATAAACCTCCCTTAGATTATGCTTTCgagattgaaaatttcaaagaaCGATTAATGAATAACACTCCTATGCAAGACAGAGGAAAACCACAAAAGTTGAGCAATCAGTATGTGATCAATTCTGGTGCGGTTCCTcatcaaagaagaagaatagaACAATTAACGAGAAAAATTGCTTATGAGGCACCATTGTTAGCAAAATATAGACAACCATACACACCACGACCAAGAACAGAAGCACCGATTAGATTGACTTACAATTCTGACTTTACAGATGATACTTCAAGCGCACATAACAGAAAAGTGGCATTAAAAGTGAGTTTGCGTGATTTAAACTTGAATCCAAAGCAACAGCATAAATTTAAAGTGTTGGCAGGTGACAAGTTTAATCATGATGAAGATACATTTCAGTTGAAAAGTGAAAGATATCCAGAGGCTGCACAAAATGTCAATTGGTTGGTTGACACTTTCAATAAGTTACTCACAGAAGCCAAAGATTTGTCCAAGGATGACTACAGCGATATACCATTGTCAAAGAGTCATATGAAAATCTTGGCAAAGAAAGCTGTTCCATCCTTCCCAGAACACTGGAAGAAACCAGAGGATGCACCAATTAAAAGACATGACATTGTAAAGAAATTAGTTGCTGCTACTGAGAAGGCAAAGGATAACGAATATATTCGAAAAATTTCCCCATGA
- the NGG1 gene encoding histone acetyltransferase (Ortholog(s) have histone acetyltransferase activity and role in histone acetylation, regulation of transcription from RNA polymerase II promoter), producing the protein MTDAHSVSTTLDDIINELKLTYDSSVGLLDGDSIRTIPNISTLTNLNKLLKNLWNQLDEVESIDSDVLNKIRTIKESEIKSDSKTSENDKKRKNEELTPEHQDDEDEVPMSATKKRKIVAAAKEADAKEEKDLVSEADGKVEDELDEKEEKENLNSKDDPIPPVQTGNFTQDNDTRLKNPKSEYVEPQTLSASAIAELGLFSEENNGLETQGREYLKKKYGVASYPERDLQDLLPGEIPNIDFSKNKPPSNQVQFTTFQSYIESYFRPYSTEDIKFLKERNVVPPGFEKQGYDADVTPFIIPKLGKFYADLWSEEDSTLGSKLNSPAFQQPSSDSYKPKGSIEGLTDEALFTEDISCGPLSNRLLSAILSNREGGLSDEEDAPANDSKSETKDASKSSLAEEEVATQLNSEEDYKLSAEQNDFQTIEERLKRELKYIGIFMNLPTTGESKPKAKQANGRAAKKISASIIDNDEWIKNKEDDEVCAEIRKLQRELKEVTSRNRANRKKLIPLVEEHIAYQEYCAILEDLDKQVDSAYMKRLKGKGKKKRSDVVTPQQQALNSGLRALLEKRRRWIDNIGKLFPVAEKMKRVPSESILIREGVVESEQVDDDNNENTSPAVDMLTQKSL; encoded by the coding sequence ATGACTGATGCGCACTCTGTGTCTACTACTTTGGACGATATaatcaatgaattgaaattgacaTATGATTCCTCTGTTGGTTTGCTTGATGGCGATTCCATTCGGACGATACCAAATATCAGTACATTAaccaatttgaataaattgttgaaaaacttGTGGAACCAGTTAGACGAGGTGGAATCAATAGATAGTGATGTGCTAAATAAAATACGAACTATCAAGGAGAGTGAAATCAAAAGTGATTCAAAAACTTCCGAAAACGATAAAAAACgtaaaaatgaagaattaaCACCAGAACACCAGGACGATGAAGACGAAGTGCCTATGAGCGCAACAAAGAAACGCAAAATTGTTGCAGCAGCGAAAGAAGCTGATgccaaagaagaaaaggatCTAGTATCTGAAGCCGATGGAAAAGTTGAAGATGAGCTCGATGagaaggaagaaaaagaaaacctCAATTCGAAAGACGACCCCATACCACCCGTACAAACAGGAAATTTTACACAAGACAACGATACTAGGTTAAAGAATCCAAAATCAGAGTATGTGGAACCGCAGACATTATCTGCGTCAGCGATTGCAGAACTTGGGTTATTTTCCGAAGAAAACAATGGTTTGGAAACACAAGGAAGAGAATacttgaaaaagaaatatggAGTTGCTTCGTATCCAGAAAGAGACTTGCAGGATTTATTACCTGGGGAAATACCAAATATCgatttttccaaaaataaaCCACCAAGCAACCAGGTGCAGTTCACTACTTTCCAATCCTATATTGAATCCTATTTTAGACCGTATCTGACTGAAGATATAAAATTTCTAAAAGAGCGAAATGTGGTACCCCCTGGGTTTGAAAAGCAAGGCTATGATGCAGATGTTACTCCGTTTATAATACCGAAATTGGGTAAATTTTATGCGGATCTTTGGTCGGAAGAGGATTCCACTCTCGgttcaaaattgaattcgCCAGCCTTCCAGCAGCCGTCCTCTGATTCTTATAAACCAAAGGGGTCTATTGAAGGGTTGACTGATGAAGCATTGTTCACAGAAGATATTTCGTGTGGGCCGCTTTCCAATAGATTGTTGTCTGCTATTTTAAGTAACCGAGAAGGCGGATTaagtgatgaagaagatgcaCCAGCCAATGATTCCAAGTCAGAAACGAAAGATGCAAGCAAATCATCATTGGCTGAGGAGGAAGTTGCCACACAATTGAACAGTGAGGAAGATTATAAGTTATCGGCAGAGCAAAACGATTTTCAGACAATTGAAGAAAGGCTCAAACGTGAACTAAAATATATTGGAATCTTTATGAATTTACCGACTACTGGAGAATCCAAACCTAAAGCGAAGCAGGCAAATGGAAGAgctgcaaaaaaaatatcgGCTAGCATTATTGATAACGACGAATGGATCAAGAATAAGGAGGATGATGAAGTTTGTGCGGAAATTAGAAAGCTACAAAGGGAGTTGAAAGAAGTAACGAGCAGAAATAGAGCcaatagaaaaaaattgattcctTTGGTTGAAGAGCATATTGCATACCAGGAATATTGCGCAATACTTGAAGACCTTGATAAACAAGTAGACCTGGCTTATATGAAGAGACTTAAGGGTAAGggtaaaaagaaaagactGGACGTGGTAACgccacaacaacaagcacTTAATAGTGGGTTGAGAGCGTTATTGGAAAAGAGACGAAGATGGATAGACaatattggaaaattgTTTCCTGTTGCTGAAAAAATGAAACGCGTTCCTAGTGAGTCCATATTGATACGTGAAGGTGTGGTAGAGTCAGAGCAAGTTGACGATGACAATAACGAAAATACCTCCCCTGCGGTAGATATGTTAACACAGAAATCACTATAA